The DNA segment tgtagagaaaagaggaagagagagagaaagagagagagaccaatATTCCTCAGGTtatgtggaaaaccaataaagcccttACACAGGACTTGTACCGCTCAAGAAGGCACAGGGCATCCTTTTGAGGAGGTCTTGAAAGCCCGGGCGGGAAAGTGAGCTTGGCAGGCTTCCATGCTGCGAAGAGCTGGCTGTGGAGAACGAGAAGGAACTTCAAACTCCTGGGTTTCGGCACCAAAaatgtagggtaagggagttagagaaggcaagGTTCAGAAAAAGAACGAGACTGGCACgctacaggaacagatcacctttaatgaggcgagaaggggcagcagtcagattagtgagctgctgcccttATCCAAGAAAAAAGTAAGTATACATAGGCACGTATGTGGAAAGTTACTGTCTTAAGGGAGCCTGCTCTTTTCCAAGGTTTTtcggagtagttatctcttaaatggcTGGGGCATGGAATTTTGGAGATCAGAGGCTGAaccagctgggagctgggtgtaatcaaccttaatgtccatatTTTTCTTCAGATGAgcaagttctttgttttgcatagaatggtggggaggacctgtaggggagttttaactccaggctgtTTTGAGCCTTGTAACTTTCCTTCAATAGGCTTCTACCTCTcctatataaaatagaatataagaTCATTAAATTTTATTAGGATTGTGTTTCATCAATATCCAATTACTCCAGTAATGATGCAACTTTTGATTCAAAACCTATGACAGAATATTTATTGTGCTGACCTCGTCAGATACCTCTACTGGGGATCAGAATGGGTTGCCACAAAGCATACTGCAATGATCTATTGATCAGTTTGAAATGAAGTTGCTTCTGAAGCAGCCAATgcaagaaggaaattctgatcctcctctgtctccctgaGAAGGAGGAAAATCTCTCAAATGAAAGGGGCACTCCCTGTATCTAGagggagatgtgagttcagtcgcATCTGTCTCTTTTgtaactccttggactgtagcccatcagagatttcccaggcaagaatactggagtgaattgctatttctttcaccaggggatattcctgacttggggatcaaacccgtgtctcctgcatcttctgccttggcagatggattctttaccactgacccacctgggaagctttatcTAGGGGGAGAAGGACATCCTTATTGTCAGACATAGGGAATTTAGGGCCCAGAAATCTGTTTGAACAAAACTCATTATTTCTTCAATACACTACCTCAAGCTCAAACTGTTTGGATTCTTCACTAATGAAGCACTCAAAGCCTAAGTTTCCTTGTCCTGTCAATTTCTTACAAATGCTTTGTTTCTTTATCTAAAGAGGataaaagctgcctgctttggcCACTTCTTAGTTTCCATTTTTATGTGACCTTCAAGTGCACAAATTAATATTCgattcctttttctcctgttaatgtgCCTTGTGTTGATTTTATTATTAATCCAGCCACAAGAACTCCAGAAGGGTAGAAGGGGTAATTTCCCCTTCCCTGACACCCTACATGTCCTACAAATGGGTGTTATTGGCCTGACTTCAATGTGAGGAATACCTTTGCAGAGAGGTAGGGAGATTTACACACACTCCATATTTAGTGTATGAAAGCTGTGGGCCTCAGACAAGGGCCTCTCAATTCCAGTCCCAGGACTCTGTCCCACCAGAGTGGATTGCTTGTTTTCTTCTGAAACCTGCTTTAGCCCCACATGATCAAATGGAAGTAGAATGGTGGGTTTCTTCTGCTGGGGGTTTGGTGAATTTATCTGTGAATTAACAAATAGACTAAGTGGTTTTCAGGGGCTTTTATTGTATGACTATTATGGATGATAGGGTTTCTGTGAATAAGAATGCATTTTCCAGCCCATCTAAAATATTTGAGTTACAGAAATGTCATTCCCTATACAAGATGGGAATTTTCCTGTGATTTTATCATGAAAAGCCTATTGCCAGTGAGATTTCAGAGATCTTTCTAATTTTATACCTTGACAATCAGAGCATGCACTTGTTTTTGTGTGATCTTTTTTATCACACAAGAAAAACAAGATAGGAATAGGAAAATTGCAcatgcttcaatttttaaaactcaaacaaTAGTCTTAGATGCATATGTCTTTTGGGATTTTTATTTGTGTAATATAGATAGGGGTCCAAGAATTTTCTTAGCTGTGtcataataaaaaattgaaaaggaaaataaaatttatccctCAGGTAATATCATACATCATATTATGTGTTGAAATAGAAGTATTTCATAAAGTAGTAAATAGGGACTCATCTATGATAGGTAGTATCTAGTAAAGTTTTCAAGAAAACTTCTTATGAATACATAAATCAATACAAATGTTATGGAAACACTGAAAGAAAACATTCTTACCCAACTCATGATGTGTTTAACATGGGGAAACACTGAAGTGCAAGGGAATAAGATCATGCAGGGAGAGCAAAATtccctctagtttttttttttttttgacttttaatAGACAAATAGGGCACAGATTCCTTTTTGTGATAGCTACATCAACATTATAATGACTGTAAGTTCAATTAAATTAAGATACATACATAGTTTTtggtttttcaatttttaaattcagcTTATCTGGATATTAAAACAAGCCTCTGAAGTATAACTGACAGAAGTTGGGAAGTAAAAGGGCATGTGAAAGCTAATTTTATATGTTAACTAGGCTAGACTATGGTGACCAGTTGCTTGTAAGTGTGAGTACTTTAATTGCTTATAGCAAACctgtaagttcagttcaattaatgtacccattttacagatgtacaAACTACCCAACTGTTTGTgatattactatttttttccccatttggaTTTTTCCCAATTACACTCATATTTTGACATGTCAGGAGAAATGAAGACTTGAGTTGCCTTCAGGGAGTTCAATGTTGATTGAAACTTGATTCCTCAATAAAAAAGAACTACCTGAACAGCTCTTAATCTGGCATAAGAAAACCAATTTAGGGTTTGAGATTGGGCTTTGTTcttaaaattttcaactattcTTAAGAGGACTGGATTTGATGAGGAGTCAACACCTTacaccgagaaggcaatggcaccccactccagtactcttgcctggaaaatcccatggacggaggagctcggtgggctgcagtccatggggtcgctaagagtcggacccaactgaacgactttactttcacttttcactttcatgggttggagaaggaaatggcaacccactccagtgttcttgcctggagaatcccagggacgggggagcctggtaagatgctgtctatggggtcgcacagagtcggacatgactgaagcgacttagcagcagcagcagcagcagcagcaacactttaCAAACGTTTAGGAGTAAAGACACAATTAAGAAGTTTTCCTAGCCTTACAAACAAATACAGTAAAATGCAAACTCAACCTCAAACCTTTCTCCAAGAGTATATAGCACTGAGAAAAActctacaaaaatgaaaaaaacttcaaagtattaaaatttaattattatttaataattgctGCATCGTACATTAATGCTATCTTCAGGATCGTGGATGCCATATGAGTTTACACTTTTAACAAAAATATACTTATCAAAATGTGGAGTCCATCAAggtcaaatattaatatttgagtTATATTTAAAGAGACATTGACCAGACAACCCATATATTTGAATAAGCAGTTACTTCCATGGAAGATGAATatcataaagatgaaataaataaatataaataaagatgaaaaacccTTGAAATTACTTAGCCTATACAAATGCTATCTGATTGTGaacatttgattttaatttagaATCCAGAGACAGTGCTTTTTAGCTTTCTGAGACTACAGTGCAAATCAAGGGAATTTCTTGTACTTCATTTGAATAAGATATAGTACTTTTGACTGCTGTTTCTTGTGCTTTAATTataatactcttttaaaaaagaagaatactTTTTATTCTATATCTTTCTCTCAAAGGTAGGGGACAGATATattaccatgttcatggattgtgATCTCAAAATGTCCTTACTTCTCTAATACTCTTTGGCCCCATGCCTCTAAAATAGATgtatgaaggaaaaaatgaatgtcTTCAGCATTAGTAAAGATGTGTTCACACTGAAAAATACTGCTCAATGAATTGTGCTGTATGGTCCTCAAGCATGCAtactttatttctgaattttgaattGTTCAAATCCAAACTCTGGACACTTAAAGTCTGTGCCTCTATATTTGTGTTGTTTATTCAACATCCTCTTCTCTTTAAAAAGGTGTCCCTTCTTCATGGAACCACACAATCATACACGTGTCTCACGATTCTTCCTCCTGAGGCTCTCAGATGATCCAGACCTGCAGCCCCTCCTCTTTGGACTCTTCCTGTCCACGTACCTGGCCACTGTGCTTGGGAACCTGCTCCTCATCCTGGCTGTCAGCTCTGATTctcacctccacacccccatgtacttcttcctctccaatctGTCCTTGGCTGACATTGGTATAAGCACCACCACTGTCCCCAACATGCTAGTGAACCTCCACACACAGAGCAAGTCCATCCCTTATGCAGGCTGCCTAGCTCAGGTGACcgtcttttctctttttgcatgCTTGGAGAGTCTCCTTCTGAcggtgatggcctatgaccggttGGTGGCCATCTGTCACCCTCTGCACTACCTGGTCATCATGAACCCCCGCCTCTGTGGCTTGTTGGTCCTGGTGTCATTTTCCATCAGCCTTTTGAACTCTCAACTTCACTACTTGATGGCGTCACAGCTTACCTTCTGTGCAGATGTGGAAATCCCTCATTTCTTTTGTGAGCTTTCTCAACTTCTCAACCTTGCCTGTTCAGACATCTCCACCAGTAACATATTAATCTATTTCATTGGTACCATCTTGGCTGGAGTTCCACTCTCAGGGATCCTTTACTCTTATATTCGAATTATATCCTCCATTCTGAGAGTCTCCTCATCAGATGGGAAGTACAAAGCCTTCTCTACCTGTGGTTCTCATCTGTCagttgtttgcttattttatggAGCAGCCCTTGGGGTATATCTCAGCTCCACTGTCTCATCTTCCCACAGGAAGAGTGCAGTGGTCTCGGTCATGTACACTGTGGTCACTCCTatgctgaaccccttcatctatAGTCTAAGAAACAAGGACATCAAGAGTGCTCTGTGGGGGATTATCATCAGAATAGCCTAATTTTAATACTTgtgtcaacatttttttttcttttggttcagAATACTGGGAAAGGCAGTAAATTCAAATATGTGCAACAAGAAATTCTGAATCTGCAGTCCCATAGTGATTTGTACCTATTTGGCACTCTGCTTCCTGTTTACACAATTTTTCCTCTTGTTGaaattgttatttagtcgctcagtcatgtctgactctttgtgaccctgtggactggagcctgccaggttcctctgtccatgggatttcctaggcaagaatgctggaataggttgccatttccttctccagggtttcttcctgacccagggatcaaactggcatctcctgcattggtaggtggattctttaccactgagccaccagggaagccccatttttccTCTTAGAATAGCTTTAATAGAAATAATAAGTTATTTTGGACTCCCCACACAAGTCATAGCTCTCCTGGACTTCGTGAAGTACATCAGTATACCCTTCTCACTCTCTTTATACATTATCCAGGACCTCTGTTCACAGGGAGTCTTATTTCTAGCACTGCAAAATAATCATAGCTCTCGCTTTCTTCTTATTTATTGTTTCTATACTTTTCCTATGATTTTTTTGCCTACACCTTGATTTGAGGATCTAGACTCTACCTTAAGGACCAAAATATTTAGtgcatttttgtttcttaatggTCTTTGCCAGATTTTTGAGCAAATAGGATGACTAATTTCCTGTTCAAACTAGGGTATTTTGAAATTGAAATGAGATATGATTAATACTGAGTTATCAACTGGAAATTTCCTAGGAAACCTCATATGTATGCTTTCCAAGGAGCAGATGGAAGAGTGTCTACCAAAGTCAATGACCAACTTTTCTGATAATTCTTCCAATTCCAACCACCACAtccagatacaaagaacaaaattttatgtattatgtATCATATTATGTATCCAGATACaaagaggaaaaatggaaagattccacttatataaggtACCTAAAGTAGTCAGACACATGCAGATGGAGATTAGAATGTTGGTTACCAGACGCTTTGGGAGGAGAAATGGAGAGTTAGTGTTtagtggggacagagtttcagatggggaagatgaaaagttctgcagatggatggtggtgatggttgcaaaaCCATGTGAAGTTTACTTGGAAATCATGAAgacagtaaattttatattattttatgttatgttattttaccacaataaaaaaaaatctactgttgGAATGAGGGACATATTTCTCCAATGTTGGGTGTTACTCAGCTCTCTGCAATCAACTCCTAAAGCAATCTGCCTCAGCTACAGAGAGCCACCAGGCAGCCCACATCCAATGACTGTATGATTTTGTCCCAACTCCAGCTGACTCTAAGGGATCATTCTAGCTCCAGAGCTCTCTGATAGTTTTCAGAGACCTTTGAGGGACTTCAACTTGGCTTGATTTTTTTCACCCCCTGCCTTGCTGCAAAGAGTTTGCCAAGCCACAAAGCTTAAGGGAGCACTCCTCATGAGATTGCCTTCCCTTCAGACACCAGCTAAAAGTTCAAGGATTTCCAGTACCACCCTTACTTATACAAATCAGGGACTCCCTCACATTCAGTAATtctctagaatagtcaaattaaGGGGAATCCCTCAGGTTTAGTAATGTGTTAGAATGACCCACAAAACTCATGAGAATTCTATACTTATGATATTAGTTTTATTACAGCAAAGGATACaaattagaaccagacaaagGAAGATACACATAGGGTTGGACCTAGAAGTCCCATAGTGAAGGTTCTTGTTATCTTCTCTCTGTAGAGTCCAGACCCATTATCTCTTCCTGGATAAAGGGCATGATAATATACAAAAAGAATATTGCTAACTAGGTAGCTGACTTGAGTGTCAGTGTCTAGAATTTTTATAGAGGCTTCATAACATAAACATGCTTAATTAAATTGTTGCCCATATGGTTGAACTCAATTTCCAGCTGCCAGGTTGAGTTGATGTCATTTTGCCCAAAGCTCTATTCATTCAATGGTTAGCATAGCCATACTCCATCTTCAGTGATCTCATTAGCATAAACTATCAGGTATTGTCCACATTACCCACTATGAATAACCAGGATGAATAACATCACTCCTATCACTAAGGAAATTTCCAGCATTTAATGATTACCTGCCAGGTGCTCGGGCAAAGGTGGTATCTCTCTGGGTGGGGCCAAATTCCATACTACACTTCTGCCCTTGCAtaagttttgaaaaatagaagACATTTTGTAACACATACATCCACCATTTCCCTtcctccctggaccaccagaCCTTACACAGAGAGCTCTATAAACTCCTGAGACGTGCAAcagttcatttatttctgttgctgctgtttgGTCTCTTAGTCACgtcggactcttttgtgaccccatggactgtagcccatcaggctcctctgttcatgggattttacaggcaagaataatggagtgggttgccattgccttcttcaggggatctttctgacccagggatcaaatcagtgtctcctgcattgcaggcagattctttaccactgagccaccaagggctTCTATTTCTATTAATAGCAACAGTCAATAGGATATATTTTTGTCCATCTAATAGTATGTAAAACATTAAGTCACAAAATAAAAGGGGGGTTATAAGTTTCACAAATaacaaatggataaaaatgaGGGTAGAAATTTCTCAATTGGACATCTAAAAAGAGAATACAGAAAGGTGTCAGAatgaaacaaaaaggcaaccctcaggatgagagaaaatatttgcaaataaagcaATTGGCAAGAGATTAACCTCTAAAATACACAAACatttcatgcagctcaatataaaaaaaattccactcaaaaaatgggcagaagatctaaatagacatttctccaaggaagacaagcaaatggccaaaaagcacatgaaaagatgcttaacaatactaattattaaggaaatgcaaatgcaaatcaaaaccccaatgaaatatcacctcaatggccatcatcaaagaatctacagacaataaatgctggatagggtgtggataaaaggaaaCCTGCATGCactgtggtgggaatgtaaattaatacagccatTATGCAGttcagtatggaagttccttaaaaaactaaaaatagaactaccataagaCCCTGAAATCCTACTACTGGGcttatacccagagaaaactgtttgacagaaaacaacaaaattctgtaaagcaattatccttcaattaaaaatataaataaaatttgaaaaatattttaaaaagacatatgcatcccaatgttcattgcagcactatttacaatagccagaacatggaagccatctaagtgtccattgacagatgagtgacTAGAGAACATGTGGTACATggatacactggaatattactcaaccataaaaagaaatgaaattgagtcatttgtagagatatggatggacctacagactatcatacagagtgaagtaagtcagaaagaaaaaaagtattgtatattaatgcgtatgtgtggaatctagaaaaatggtatagatgatcttatttgcaagacagaaatagagacacagacatagagaacaaatatatggacacagtggggtgggaaaggggatgggattgacatatatacactattgacaaTATGTATAGAATAGGtacctaatgagaacctactgtatagcttagGGAACTCTATtcatgctctgtggtgatctaaatggaaagggaatccaaaaaagaaggaatatatatatatatatatatatatatatatctgattcactttaatgtacagtagaaactaatacaacattgtaaagcaact comes from the Bubalus kerabau isolate K-KA32 ecotype Philippines breed swamp buffalo chromosome 1, PCC_UOA_SB_1v2, whole genome shotgun sequence genome and includes:
- the LOC129642014 gene encoding olfactory receptor 18-like encodes the protein MEPHNHTRVSRFFLLRLSDDPDLQPLLFGLFLSTYLATVLGNLLLILAVSSDSHLHTPMYFFLSNLSLADIGISTTTVPNMLVNLHTQSKSIPYAGCLAQVTVFSLFACLESLLLTVMAYDRLVAICHPLHYLVIMNPRLCGLLVLVSFSISLLNSQLHYLMASQLTFCADVEIPHFFCELSQLLNLACSDISTSNILIYFIGTILAGVPLSGILYSYIRIISSILRVSSSDGKYKAFSTCGSHLSVVCLFYGAALGVYLSSTVSSSHRKSAVVSVMYTVVTPMLNPFIYSLRNKDIKSALWGIIIRIA